A single genomic interval of Aphidius gifuensis isolate YNYX2018 linkage group LG6, ASM1490517v1, whole genome shotgun sequence harbors:
- the LOC122859358 gene encoding guanine nucleotide-binding protein G(s) subunit alpha, with translation MGCFGSQSSKASQDDSKNQKRRSDAITRQLQKDKQVYRATHRLLLLGAGESGKSTIVKQMRILHVNGFSEAEKRQKIEDIKKNIRDAILTITTAMSTLTPPVTLEDSKNQSKVDYVLDVSSSPDFDYPPEFYGIVEGLWKDRGVQSSFERSNEYQLIDCAKYFLDKVSIIKQPDYTPTEQDILRCRVLTSGIFETRFQVDKVNFHMFDVGGQRDERRKWIQCFNDVTAIIFVTACSSYNMVLREDPTKLRLRESLDLFKSIWNNRWLRTISVILFLNKQDLLAEKVKAGKHKLEDYFPEFSRYQTPIEPGVVVDSTELPEVIRAKYFIRDEFLRISTASGDGKHYCYPHFTCAVDTENIKRVFNDCRDIIQRMHLRQYELL, from the exons ATGGGGTGTTTCGGCAGCCAAAGTAGCAAGGCCAGCCAGGATGACAGCAAGAACCAGAAGAGGCGTTCCGATGCAATCACAAGACAATTGCAGAAGGACAAGCAGGTTTACAGAGCCACACATAGGCTTCTGTTACTcg GGGCGGGTGAGTCTGGCAAAAGTACTATCGTCAAACAAATGAGGATACTGCATGTCAATGGTTTCAGTGAAGC agaAAAAcgtcaaaaaattgaagatattaaaaaaaatataagagatGCAATATTG acaataaCAACTGCAATGAGTACACTAACACCACCTGTAACGCTTGAAGAttcaaaaaatcaaagtaaagTTGATTATGTACTGGATGTATCGTCTTCCCCTGACTTTGATTATCCACCT gAATTTTATGGAATTGTCGAGGGACTATGGAAAGACAGAGGTGTACAATCAAGTTTTGAAAGAAGCAATGAGTATCAATTAATTGACTGTGCAAAATA ctttCTAGATAAAGTTTCCATAATTAAACAACCAGACTATACACCAACAGAACAG gataTATTGAGATGTCGTGTTCTTACATCAGGAATCTTTGAGACTCGTTTTCAAGTTGATAAAGTTAATTTTCA tatGTTTGATGTTGGTGGTCAACGAGATGAAAGAAGAAAATGGATTCAATGTTTTAATGATGTAACAGCAATTATATTTGTTACAGCATGTAGTAGTTACAATATGGTACTTCGTGAAGATCCAACAAAATTAAGACTTCGTGAAAGTctagatttatttaaaagtatttgGAATAATCG gtGGCTTCGAACAATatctgttattttatttttaaataaacaagattTATTAGCTGAAAAAGTTAAAGCAGGTAAGCACAAATTGGAAGATTATTTTCCTGAATTTTCACGATATCAGACACCAATTGAGCCAGGTGTTGTGGTAGATTCAACGGAACTTCCAGAGGTCATACGAGCTAAATACTTTATTCGAGATGAATTTCtt CGTATTAGTACTGCAAGTGGGGATGGAAAACATTATTGTTATCCACATTTTACTTGCGCAGTCGACACTGAAAATATCAAGAGAGTATTCAATGACTGTCGTGACATAATTCAACGTATGCATTTGCGCCAATATGAACTCTTGTGA